One genomic segment of Anguilla anguilla isolate fAngAng1 chromosome 2, fAngAng1.pri, whole genome shotgun sequence includes these proteins:
- the LOC118219668 gene encoding cytochrome c oxidase assembly protein COX19-like, producing MSTAMNFSSKSFKPRPPDKGSFPLDHFGECKPFKEIFMKCLRENGYDNSLCRLQSKEYLECRMERQLMAKEPMEKLGYKDLVDTAPQTSEEAKP from the exons ATGTCGACTGCAATGAATTTTAGTTCTAAATCATTTAAGCCTCGTCCTCCAGACAAAGGATCTTTTCCTTTAGATCACTTCG GAGAGTGTAAACCTTTCAAAGAGATATTCATGAAGTGCTTGAGAGAGAATGGGTATGATAACTCCTTATGCCGGCTACAGTCCAAAGAGTACCTGGAATGCAGGATGGAAAG ACAGCTAATGGCCAAGGAGCCGATGGAGAAATTGGGATACAAGGATCTGGTGGACACGGCCCCCCAGACGTCAGAAGAAGCCAAACCTTGA
- the LOC118219599 gene encoding gastrula zinc finger protein XlCGF26.1-like yields the protein MMQAGVCLRQDTEATLPELTQQYRIRQKEEEFSGLESIHMAESETECAAPGLNTLEPECVTAHSRVSDVQHTHTSLIKTETDLGSTHTGDLKMESLDHTELGCVTHLHPDQIKTETDDGGYLKAEHISDLKDFKCVHIKFDKIESSEILVSDLMNTVMNGAGVGHKGQTESGQCAGQPSPNCKKEEPYGLLTHCGDLNDHCDMNSENKLTRIVQKSANSSNKPVNGQRTNVIIEPMIIQSSKTQSLLKIFQKNAVHRNECEIHAGQKPYKCTQCEKCFTTKSYLNVHQRIHTGEKPYQCAHCGKCFSIKYLLKCHWAIHTGEKPYKCTQCEKCFRTKSNLSVHQRIHTGEKPYKCTQCGKCFNRKAYLNAHLTIHTSEKLYKCTHCEKCFANMYHLRSHLRIHTGKKPYKCTQCEKCFISKAKLNTHQRFHTGENLYSCTQCGKCFFVLSDLNAHERIHTIEKPYECIPCGKCFSQISHLNQHLRIHTGERPYKCTQCGKGFSQMRVLSNHKRIHSGERPYKCTHCGKCFSTRSHLKNHQIIHTGEKPYKCTQCEKCFTTKSYLSVHQLIHTGEKPYQCAHCGKCLSTKYQLNCHLTVHTGEKPYKCTQCEKCFMSKANLNIHLRIHTGEKPCKCIHCGKCFSRIYNLNRHLRIHTGENLYNCTR from the coding sequence ATGATGCAGGCCggagtctgtctgagacaggacaccGAGGCAACACTACCAGAGCTCACTCAGCAGTACAGGATCAGACAGAAGGAAGAGGAATTCAGTGGACTGGAGTCTAtccacatggcagagtcagagacagagtgtgctgcaccaggactcaacacactggagccagagtgtgttacagcacacagcagggtcagtgatgtacaacatacacacacatcactgattaaaacagaaactgatctgggcTCCACCCACACTGGAGATCTTAAGATGGAGAGCCTCGACCATACAGAGCTGGGATGTGTAACCCATCTGCATCCTGACCAAATCAAAACGGAGACAGATGATGGAGGTTACCTGAAGGCAGAACATATCAGTGACTTGAAggattttaaatgtgttcatattaAATTTGATAAGATTGAATCCAGTGAAATTTTAGTGAGTGATCTCATGAATACTGTGATGAATGGGGCTGGTGTTGGTCACAAAGGCCAGACTGAATCAGGGCAATGTGCAGGACAGCCAAGCCCAAATTGTAAAAAAGAGGAACCTTACGGCCTACTGACCCATTGTGGAGACTTAAATGATCACTGTGACATGAACAGTGAAAATAAGCTGACCAGAATTGTCCAGAAAAGTGCAAATAGTAGCAACAAACCTGTAAACGGTCAGAGAACAAATGTGATCATTGAACCCATGATAATTCAATCAAGTAAAACACAAAGCCTTTTgaaaatctttcaaaaaaacGCTGTGCAtagaaatgaatgtgaaattcATGCAGGTCAAAAGCcatacaaatgtacacaatgtgagaagtgttttactacaaaatcttatttaaatgtacatcagagaattcatacaggtgagaaGCCTTACCAGTGTGCAcattgtgggaagtgcttttccatAAAGTATCTATTAAAATGCCACTGGGcaattcatacaggtgagaagccatacaaatgtacacaatgtgagaagtgttttagaacaaaatctaatttaagtgtacaccagagaattcatacaggtgagaagccttacaaatgtacacaatgtgggaagtgttttaatAGAAAAGcttatttaaatgcacatttgacaATTCATACAAGTGAAAAGCTCTACAAATGTACTCATTGTGAGAAGTGCTTTGCAAATATGTATCATTTACGTAGCCACCTGAGAATTCACACAGGTAAAAAGCCATACAAGTGCACGCAGTGTGAGAAATGTTTTATATcaaaagctaaattaaatacACACCAAAGATTTCATACTGGTGAAAACCTGTACAGTTGTacacagtgtgggaagtgcttttttGTGCTATCTGATTTAAATGCCCATGAAAGAATTCATACCATTGAAAAGCCCTACGAATGTATTCCTTGCGGGAAGTGCTTTTCCCAAATATCTCATTTAAATcaacacctgagaattcatacaggtgagagGCCTtacaagtgtacacagtgtgggaAGGGCTTTTCCCAAATGCGTGTTTTAAGTAACCATAAGAGAATTCATTCAGGTGAACGACCATACAAGTGTACAcattgtgggaagtgcttttccacAAGATCTCATTTAAAGAACCACCAGataattcatacaggtgaaaaaccatacaagtgtacacagtgtgagaaaTGTTTTACTACCAAATCTTATTTAAGTGTACACCAGTtaattcatacaggtgagaaGCCTTACCAGTGTGCACATTGTGGAAAGTGCTTGTCCACAAAgtatcaattaaattgccacTTGACAGTTCATACAGGTGAGAAGCCTTACAAATGTACCCaatgtgagaagtgttttatgTCAAAAGCTAACTTAAATatacacctgagaattcatacaggtgagaagccctgcaaatgtattcattgtgggaagtgcttttcccgaatatataatttaaatcgccacctgagaattcatactgGTGAAAACCTGTACAATTGTACACGGTGA